ACCTGCGCTACTGTCAGTGGTTTCCTCTAAAAACTGcaaaaggaatattaaaaaaccaaaaccttaaGAAAGCCCCTCACCCCCATCCCAGCCAAATCTCATGCTGGTGCCAAACTGGCCATGGAGGGATGGAGATTTGGGGCCACACGGTGATTTCGGGACTTGCAGTTTCCCGGGCGTAGAAGTCGGGCACAGCGGTGAGCAAAGCAGTGGTAAGAACTGCCTGCGCTTGTCTGGGGAAGCTTTTGGGCTGGGAAATCACAGCTGAGCTCGCTTCAGAGGGGCCAGGAGGGAGAACCAGGTGCTTCATCCACACCATCACCACCTTGGTTACATCTTTGGCACGTCAACTGTTCCCTTTGCACTCCGAAATTAAAGCTAATCCCAGGAGCcgcagcagcctggcagagccTTTCTGCAACCTGCAGCACcctccagccctgtccccagACCCGCTGTCCCCAATTTCCCCATCAGCATCCTCCGAGGACAGTCCCTCCCGGAGAAACTTGGGATCTGAGGCTGGGTAGTACTATCCGCAGCCCAGACAGCCCCATCCGGGTCGAGGGACTGTCACCACAGGGTGCTGCACCTACAGCtgcactgaataaaaaaaaaaattaataaatatactaatcttttactaaaaaaaggcttttaaatgcattttccctGAAATTTTCCAGTGTATTCCACAAcgcatgaaaaaaatatatatatttccccccccaaaaaaaatatatcttaaaatattttccatcctCATGTGCGCATCTTTGGAGAGAGGAAGGTATGTCGGGTGTATTTAGACACGCAGCCACACCCGCCAGCGTTGTGGCATTCCCTTTATcgcctccaaaaaaaaaaaaaaaaagagacattttgtCAGGGCGGTGGGTCAGGCTGAAGTGCCGCGTGTGTAAATACGGGGTAGCGCCCATGGACACACGTGCCTTGACACATGGCCTGGTCATAGTGAGAGAGAAATGACCCCCAAATCGAAGTCATTTCACAAATGAGCAAGAGGATGAGGAATTTTCACAGTGGATCGAACCTCGGACAATACCGGGGACGCGGGGCGCCGCTCCGGTTGAGAGCTGGGCAGTTCGTTACAGAGAAGTGGTTTGAGCCTCTCGAAAGAGCCGGGGAAATTCAGCCGTTGGCAGAGGACAAAGCAACCAGCAGCAGGTTCCCTCGGACGCTCGGCCATCACCAGACTTCACACTTCTTGGGGGGATTCATGGGGGAGCCGAGGGGGCAGCCAAAATGCTCTGCAAACTCCCGGGAGTTGGAGACGGTGCCAATGACGCGGAAACGTGAGGGGCTGTGGGGATCGGTGATGAGTCCCTCGTGCGAGCTCTCCGGCGTGCGAACTGAACACCACACCTGCAAGTGGAGGGTGAGAGGTGTGAGCGTCAGTGTCCGCAACCACAGAGCCCCACTTGGTGCCGGATGAGACCTCCCCGCTTGCGTGATGGGCGCCAACGCAGCTCAAGCTCCAGCTTTGTCTCGCTTTGTAACCGGCACCACCCCGATCTGGTTCTGCATCCACCACGCAGCATCTCTGGAGACCTTGGTTTTGCTCTCACACTCTCCCAACACCATCTGGGCGTGCCTCCACCTCCCAAAAACCTCTGTATCTGTCCTCGCTGCCCACCACCGAGTGACCTACCTGGGCAAAGCCGACAAAGAAGAGCTGGTGGTTGGTGAGGCCGAGGGTTGGCAGGGTTTCCTCATCCCCGTTCTTCTTCAGCCAGTTTTGATATGCCTGGAGGCCAAAGAGCACAGTGGGCTCAGGGGATGACACGGATCACACCACACCGTGCCACCCACCGCATGTCCCCAGCCCCGTGGCCCTACCCGGTAAGCGGCCTTCAGGCCCCCGTTGTCGGCGATGTTCTCCCCAAGTGTGTGCTTGCCATTGACAGCCTCGCCGTTGACGGTGTAATTGCTGTACTGCTCCACCATGCACTCTGTCTGACGCTTGAAGGCCTCCACCGAGGAGTTCTTCCACCAGGGACGCAGATTGCCGTCCTTGTCATATTCCCGACCTGCCGAAAACACGGTGAGTCCTCCATCACTCCACCAGCCACCCCCCCAGCAACCCACCCACCTGGCCCTGGCCATACCTTGGTCATCGAAGGCGTGCGTTAACTCGTGGCCCACCACCACGCCAATCCCACCAAAATTCAGCGACCTGCAGGAGGACAGTGCTGAGAATTAGAGAGCAGCCGCTGCTCCCCGCAGCCATGAAATGTAGCTTCAGAATTTGGGACAGGAGGAAATTTGGGGATCCTACCCTTCCCATTTTCCCTAGGTTCTTACTTGGGAGATGCACGAGTGTAAAAAGGGGCCTGGAGGATGCCGGCGGGGAAGACAATCTCGTTCTTGGTGGGAGAGTAGTACGCATTGACCGTTGGAGGAGTCATGCTCCACCTGTGGGGACATGGACACGGCCAGTGTGGCAGCACAAACCCATCGCTGATGTTTGCTGTGACACCACCTGCTTATCACGGTGCAAAGCTGTCGGCCCAAATTTCACTCCCCAAACCCAGCATGGTGTGGTGGACACCAAATCCCAGTGCTCCAGCTATTGTGATATTCGCCGCTGAGCACAACGGGGAAGTGGAGTGGAGGACTTACTGGTCCCGGTTTGGCGGTTTCCGGAGCTGGTCGGCAGTGACCCTGGCCGAGAAGTTGTAAAACTGCATGACGTTCTCAAAGTAGAGGTCAGACACAGCCTCATACTGCAAAAGAGCAAGGCGTGAGCAGCGTGTGGTAATCGCCTGGCCTCGCTCCTCCCTCCACTGTCATGTTTGAGCCCCTGGAGCAGGCAGAGTTACAGCCTCTCATTTGTCCTCCTTTCCAACATCTGCTGAGTCCCGGGAGGACAATGAGTCACCATTATGGAAAACggctcctcctcttcccaggcAGGGATCCCAAGAGCCCCAGCCATCCCAGGACTGGCCCACAGCTCTCTGGGAAGTACCAGAGAAGGGCCAAGGACATTAGTGAGTCCCTTCTGGAGGATACCTGGGCTTCAAGGCTGCCCTGAGGCCATGGTGATGGGCACATGTCCCACACGTGCTAGTAGAAGGGGGAATAGGAGACCCAGGGGACGTATCTGAACAGCTTACGTCGTTAAAGACTTTATCCAGCTCCTTGGGGTCCATGATGAACTTGGGGTAGCCGATCATGTTGTAGATGGCATCTGCCTGGGGGGGTGACAAGGACCAGAGTGCTTTTGGTGCCAGGGATGGAAGGACAGGCTCTGCCGgccccaccaccctcccccATCACCCTCTCCTCACCTTCTCTTTGGCTGACTTCCTCGTCTCTTCATCCATCCACTGCAGGGTCTCCAGGCTTTCCTCGAAGGCTGTTTTAATCTCCGCAATCATTTCCTCTGCCTAGGCAAAACAGGGCGGCACAGTGTCAGTCCAGAGAGCTGGCTTCCCACCCCGGAGACTTCAAGGACCCATTGCAttggtggggaggaagaggccGGGATGCCAAAATGGCACGTGGAGCGGTGAAAAACCCAGTGAATGGAGATGCACGGTGGGAAAAAAAGGTGCGCAGAGAAACATTGGCTGCCCCAACCATCCGCCATTGCTGCTCGCTTGGGGACGTACCACCTGCTTGCTGTCCTCGGCGAAGGTGGCCTTGACAAACATGGCTCCCAGGGCGAAGCCCAGGTTGTTGTCCGTGTCACTGATGCAAAACTTCCAGCGCGGAAGGCAGGTCTGCAGGGGACGAGAGGTGGTTGCCAGCGGTGGCATGGCCAAAGCCCCCCACCTTCCCACCCCCTTGTCATGCCAGGAGATGGAGTCTGCATCCATCCCCCTGCTGGCCCTCCCAAACCTGCCCCCCATCCCTAAATTTGGATGCAACATGATGGGGACTTTGCTTAAAAAGCTGCTGCCATTTTAATGGTGATTTAGGGGTGTTGGGGGCTCCCCCCTCACCTTCTTCGTCCCATACATCACTTCCATGAATTTTTCCTCAGCATCCTGGAAGCGCTGGTCGAGGAAGGGGCTGGTTTTCCGCACCAGGTTCCAGATCATGTAGTTGTTGAGGAGACTGCGGTGAGAGGTGGTGAGTGGACAGCGGGACGTGCCTGCCCACCCCGGGCATCCCTGTGCACAGGCTGGGGGCTCTCACCATTTATCAGTGGCCAAGATGAGGTCGGAGACCTGCTCCAGGTACTCCTTGGCGTAGACCACGACAGGCTCCGACTCATTGAGCTCCACAGGGTAGAAGACAGTGGAGAGGAAGGGCATCCAGTCCACGGCTGGCGCCAGCTCCTGCAAaagccatgctgctgctgctgccacggACCCAAAAACCATCGGAGGGGGTGGCAGCCTCTTCTCAAACTGGAAGCTGCTGCATCAGCCCCCGTTTGAGGGATTCAGCTGATTTCACAGAGGCCGGTTCCCATAACAGCAGCATCCTTGAAAGGTCAGAGGGGAGTAAACAACTTCCTCCcgcaaaggaaaagaaagtgggACGGGTGTCAAAAATGTTGACGTGACCCATTGGAGCCCCTTTGGGGACACGGGGAGGTGACTGGGCTGATGTCTGCAGCTGGACCACAGGCAGCAGTGCCGGGAGGGCGTCAGTGCTGCGGCGGGACAGCCACCGGCCCTGGGGGTGGTCCAGAGGCTGGGAGGAACAAGACAGGGTGGGATTTCCCCGAGGACACGGGCCAGGCTGTTGCACAAGAGCTTCCCAGGCGGTGTCAGCCAGCATCGGGCTTCCTCGGAAGAGCTGCGTCACCTCCACCCATCCACCCTGCTTCCCAAACCACAGCGGAGCGGGGAGGCTTGCCGACTCCATCCCTACCTTCAGGTCTCCAGCTGTCATTTTGTGATAGATG
The nucleotide sequence above comes from Balearica regulorum gibbericeps isolate bBalReg1 chromosome 21, bBalReg1.pri, whole genome shotgun sequence. Encoded proteins:
- the ECE1 gene encoding endothelin-converting enzyme 1 isoform X2, whose amino-acid sequence is MSTYKRATLDDEDPLDSISEGDGYPNGFQVNFRGSRSSLGCWAERTRIEKQLVVLVGVLAAVLVACLLGLIFQYRARPPAVCLSEACISVTSSILSSLDRAVNPCEDFFSYACGGWIKANPLPDGHSRWGTFNNLWEHNQAIMKHLLENTTANVSSEAERKAQRYYQACMNESKIEELRATPLMELIQKLGGWSITGPWASDNFNVTLREVTAHYRTSPFFSVYVSADSKNSNSNVIQVDQSGLGLPSRDYYLNKTENEKVLTGYLNYMVQLGMFLGGTNEESTRQQMQQILDFETALANITIPQEKHRDEEVIYHKMTAGDLKELAPAVDWMPFLSTVFYPVELNESEPVVVYAKEYLEQVSDLILATDKCLLNNYMIWNLVRKTSPFLDQRFQDAEEKFMEVMYGTKKTCLPRWKFCISDTDNNLGFALGAMFVKATFAEDSKQVAEEMIAEIKTAFEESLETLQWMDEETRKSAKEKADAIYNMIGYPKFIMDPKELDKVFNDYEAVSDLYFENVMQFYNFSARVTADQLRKPPNRDQWSMTPPTVNAYYSPTKNEIVFPAGILQAPFYTRASPKSLNFGGIGVVVGHELTHAFDDQGREYDKDGNLRPWWKNSSVEAFKRQTECMVEQYSNYTVNGEAVNGKHTLGENIADNGGLKAAYRAYQNWLKKNGDEETLPTLGLTNHQLFFVGFAQVWCSVRTPESSHEGLITDPHSPSRFRVIGTVSNSREFAEHFGCPLGSPMNPPKKCEVW
- the ECE1 gene encoding endothelin-converting enzyme 1 isoform X1, which codes for MMSTYKRATLDDEDPLDSISEGDGYPNGFQVNFRGSRSSLGCWAERTRIEKQLVVLVGVLAAVLVACLLGLIFQYRARPPAVCLSEACISVTSSILSSLDRAVNPCEDFFSYACGGWIKANPLPDGHSRWGTFNNLWEHNQAIMKHLLENTTANVSSEAERKAQRYYQACMNESKIEELRATPLMELIQKLGGWSITGPWASDNFNVTLREVTAHYRTSPFFSVYVSADSKNSNSNVIQVDQSGLGLPSRDYYLNKTENEKVLTGYLNYMVQLGMFLGGTNEESTRQQMQQILDFETALANITIPQEKHRDEEVIYHKMTAGDLKELAPAVDWMPFLSTVFYPVELNESEPVVVYAKEYLEQVSDLILATDKCLLNNYMIWNLVRKTSPFLDQRFQDAEEKFMEVMYGTKKTCLPRWKFCISDTDNNLGFALGAMFVKATFAEDSKQVAEEMIAEIKTAFEESLETLQWMDEETRKSAKEKADAIYNMIGYPKFIMDPKELDKVFNDYEAVSDLYFENVMQFYNFSARVTADQLRKPPNRDQWSMTPPTVNAYYSPTKNEIVFPAGILQAPFYTRASPKSLNFGGIGVVVGHELTHAFDDQGREYDKDGNLRPWWKNSSVEAFKRQTECMVEQYSNYTVNGEAVNGKHTLGENIADNGGLKAAYRAYQNWLKKNGDEETLPTLGLTNHQLFFVGFAQVWCSVRTPESSHEGLITDPHSPSRFRVIGTVSNSREFAEHFGCPLGSPMNPPKKCEVW